The DNA window GCTGTGCGTCCCTGATCTCCAACATTTCAATGGGATTTTGTTGAGAGAAAAGTACAGGCGATTAGAGGGGGCGGAATTTATCTTATGACAAGATGTTTGCACATCCCTGTTTTTCCGCACTTGGGGCAGGTTAATCTGCGTTTTGTAAAAGTGTGATAGCTCTTTATATATTCGTCCATGCTGGGAACAAAAAGTTCCTTACAGTAAGGACATTCAAAATAACCAGCTTTAATATCAAGCATCGCGGTCGCGGCTATACCAGCTATTCCCACTGCAACAGAGAACATAATCAATATAATCCGTACAATCGTAGGCAAATCGATAAAGGCTGCTATTATAATTAGGGCGTATACAGCAATAACAGTAATTGCGCCGGTAATAATGGACAATGCCATTCTTTTTTTATTTTCTTCATTTTCTTTCATCAGATTCATCATGTTTCCCTCCGCTTTCTTTTGATAATCAGTTGAGGAAACCTTTTCACCCGAAAGCAAATCGTTGACAGTAATATCTAATGCCGCACACAATGGCAGCATGAGAGAAACTTCAGGAAGTCCTTTTCCGCACTCCCATTTGGAAATTGTTTTGTCGCTGATGGAAAGTGCATCGGCGAGCTGCCTTTGGGTAAGGTTCCTTGATTTCCTTGATTCGGCTATAAATTTGCCGATTCGGATTTGGTCCATTCGTTTCTTCCCTCCTTCCTGCCTTTATTGTAGGTAACGGGCAGCTTAATAAACACACACGGAGCGTAGAATTCCTTATATCTGCAGGATATCTACGGAGCGTAGACCTTAATTTTCTACATGCTCCGCCCTAAAAGTATTATACCACTGAGAGGCCAATTGGAGTTTCTGGAAAGACCATCTCTAAAAATATAAGGCTCCGGGATCAAGCCATATTGGCGATGATCTCGGAGCCTTATATTTTTGTGGATGTAAGCTGCAGGGAACGGAACATTGAAACAGTCATTCCCGGCCTTTTGTGTGGTCTTTGTCTCAACAACCCCGATCTTACTTCTGATTCTTCTCTACTTCCAGCATTTTCATTGCCCGGACTTTCAGCGGCAGTCCGAAGAGGTTGATGAATCCGTCCGCATCGTGATGGTCATACAGATCTCCGGTGGTAAAGCTTGCCAGAGACTCGCTGTAGAGAGAGTATGGGGAAGTGGTTCCGGCTTTGATGATATTTCCCTTATAGAGTTTGAATTTTACTTCGCCGGTCACGTATTCCTGGGTGCTTTCGATGAACGCCTGGATCGCCTCACGCAGGGGAGTAAACCATTTGCCTTCGTATACAACCTGAGACAGCTTATTTCCCATCTCTTCTTTCACTTCGTAAGTAGCCCGGTCTAAAACCAGCTCTTCTAACTGCTGGTGGGCTTCATAGAGGATGGTTCCGCCGGGAGTCTCATAGACGCCGCGGGATTTCATACCTACAACACGGTTTTCTACGATGTCACAGATTCCGATGCCATGCTTTCCGCCCAGTTCGTTTAATTTGCGGATGATATCGGAAACTTTCATTTCCTCTCCGTTGATGCTCTTTGGAACACCTTTTTCAAAAGTCATGGTCACATACTCCGGATCGTCCGGGGCATTCTCCGGCGTTACCCCAAGGACAAGGAGATCGTCATAGTTTGGCTCGTTGGCCGGATCCTCCAGTTCCAGTCCCTCGTGGCTGATGTGCCATAGGTTCCGGTCACGGCTGTAGCTGTGGCTGGCGTCGAAAGGAAGATCGATGCCGTGCTTATGGCAGTATTCAATCTCATCTTCTCGGGACTGCATGGTCCAGATATCTGTCATCCGCCAAGGAGCAATGATCTTCAGATCTGGAGCCAATGCCCGGATGCCAAGTTCAAAACGGATCTGGTCGTTTCCTTTTCCAGTCGCGCCGTGACAGATGGCGGAAGCGCCCTCCTTACGCGCGATCTCTACCAGCTTCTTAGCGATCGCCGGCCTTGCCATGGCTGTTCCCAGCAAATATTTATTTTCATAAATGGCGTGTGCCTGCACGCAGGGAACTATATAGTTGTCGCAGAAATCATCTACGATATCTTCAATATATAATTTGGAAGCGCCGGATAATTTGGCACGTTCATCCAGTCCTTCCAGCTCTTCGCCCTGTCCGCAGTTGACGCAGCAGCAGATGACTTCATAACCAAAATTCTCTTTTAACCATGGGATGACAGCAGTGGTGTCCAGTCCGCCGGAATAAGCTAATACAACTTTCTCTTTCATAGTGAATCCTCCTGAATCTATGTATTTTTCTAGTGTGTTCCTGTTTTCTCGCCGTAACAAATACTATACACTAAAGTTTATAAATATGCAAGAAAAAAATGAAATAAATTTAATAATATGCAAAATATGCAATAGAAATGTATAAAATATAGAATTATATAAAAATCTGCGGAAAGAAACGGTTGACATATATCGGTAATCGATATAATATATAGATAAACAATATATCGACAATCTATATATAAAAAACAAGCATTTCAAAAAGGAGGATGAAAATGGCGGTTGATAAAAGTTTGATCTCAGGAAGTACGTCTATGCTGATCCTAAAACTTCTTGAAGAAAAAGATATGTATGGATATGAAATGATCGAGACGCTCCGGGATAAATCCCGGAATGTATTTGAGCTGAAGGCCGGGACTTTGTACCCCCTGCTCCATGGGATGGAATCCAAAGGATATGTAGAATCTTATGAGCAGGATGTCCTGGGGAAAACCAGGAAATATTACCGGCTGACCAAGGAGGGAAAGCGTTATCTAAAAACGAAGAAAGAGGAATGGGAAGAGTATTCCAAGGCAGTCGCGGGTGTTCTTGGAGGTGTATGTTATGGATAGGAAGGAATATCTGGATACCCTGGCTGAGCAGATACGGTCAAAGCCGGCGGCCGCGGCTGTGCGGCGGGAGATCGAGGATCACATTGAAGAACAAAAGGAAGCTTTCCTAGCCCAGGGAATGTCAGGATCAGAGGCGGAGGAGGCGGCCGTCCAGGAGATGGGAGATCCAGTGGAGACAGGCGTGGCCATGGATCTGATACACCGGCCCCAGATGCCTTGGGGAAGCATTGCCCTGATCGCTTTTTTGAGCGTGGCGGGAATGGCGTTTCGTTTTCTCCTTGCGGCAAAACTGCCGGATGTAATCTTTATGACTGGGGATGTGACCACTCAGGGGATCTACCTGTGCCTGGGACTGGCCCTGATGATCGGGATCTGCCTGGCGGATTACAGCAGGATCGGAAGGAGAGCCAGAACATGGACCCTCGTACTGGCGCTGGCCCTCTTGGCGGGAAACACATTTACAGGCGTAGTGGTCAATGGGATGAGCGGATACCTGTACTTTATGGGGTATGTGGTCAGTATAAGTCTGATCTGGCCGCTGTTTGCCCCATTGTATGGCGGAATCGTGTATCATTACCAGAAGAAAGGATATCTGGGATTGGGGATGTGCCTGCTTTGGACACTCCCTGGAGTGATAGCGGCTGCAAGCTGTTCCGGCCCAGGGGCGGCGCTGCTGCTGCTGATCATTGACCTGGTGATTCTTGGTATCGCGGTGTGGAAGAAATGGTTCCCTGCGGCAAGAAAAAAAGTGCTGTTCGGATTAGGGTGCGCGGTGATCCTGCTGCCGGCCCTGAGCGCGGGGATCACGCTGCTGTTTGGAAACGAGTATCAGAAAGTAAGGCTTGCCGCACTGTTCGGCAGGGTTGACCAGGGAGGAAACTGGGCGCGCCAGACCCTCCAAGATATCCTTGGCAGCAGTAAGCTTATTGGGGCAAGCCAGCAGATGTTGGATCAGGAAGAAGCATTTTCGGCAGCAGACTTTGTGCTTACCTATATTACAGGATATTATGGGATCCTGGCGGCGCTGGTACTGATCGGGCTGATCCTGTATCTGGTGTTCCGTCTGTTCCGGGTATCTCTGCAGCAGAAGAACCGGCTGGGAATGTTGATGGGCGCGGGAAGCGCCGTGGTCATGACAGCGCAGGTGCTGATCTATGTGCTGTGCAATATGGGGATCATTCTTCCAGGAACGATCTACTGTCCCTTCCTTACCGGCGGCGGAACGGTGATGCTGGTCACCTATGTGATCTTTGGAATACTGCTGTCAGTCTACCGGTATCAGGATATCCCCTTGGAGGAAGGGGAAAGAGCGCGGCGGCTCTCCCTTGACAAATAAGAACCCATTGCATATAATGAAATGGCTATCAAAAGAAAGACAGTCTGCGAACCAGAGAGAGCGTAAAACAAGGGCTTGTACTGGTTTCGACGGGGGTCTGGAAGTTGGGGAAGCCATCCGTAGCGGGACACTACGTTAAAAGTTCCACTTAAATATAAACGCAGACGATAGACAGTTAGCGTACGCTGCCTAATTTTGGCAGTAGTCGGCCTTAGGTCATCCGCTGCTTAAGTCACCGGCTTCAAAAAAGGCGGAGCACTTCACCTCCAAAGCTTTGAGGAGATGGAAGAACTTATGAAGCTACTGAAGTCAGAAGCCTGTCATTAGGCGTCTGGCCAAGGGAATGTCAAAATAATGACTGTGATGGGAGATGCCCTGGTGGATGGGCTTTCGGACGCGGGTTCGATTCCCGCCAGGTCCACTTGACCGCGAAGTGACGAACCCCGCATATGCCATGGGATATGCGGGAGGCGCTTTGACTGAGGTGAACAGAAATAAGGACAGCTTACGCTGTCCTTATTTTACTATGGGGCATGGCTCTGTTGAGTTTATGAAATATTAACCACCTGTTATGCTGGGGGCGCGGCGCTGCCGGGACGGTTGACATTCTAGGAGCATTTGCTATAATATACTTAACAAGACAGCCGATACGATAGAGCAAACCTATCCGTTTCCGGCAAAGTTATCAGTAACTAGAAATAGCACCTCAAAAGCTTGGCCAGAGCTGGGGTGCTATTTTCTATGGGTATAATTCAGAATTGCTACAATTAAGAGACCAACGGTCAGTATAATCATGAACTCTTCATATGTACTCATATCAACCACCCCTTCCGCAAGACTCGGAAACGGCGGTATGCACCCTATCGGCTGTCCGGGTAAATATATTGTTGCTGTATGCCCCGGTGGCCTGGTATTGACGCACCGGGCGGTTTTTATTTGTTATTCGGCGCTTACATCGATAGTGAAATCTGTAAATTCAATTTCATAATTATCGCTATATACATCTGGGATAATTACCTGTAAATCTTTTGTTTGATCTATTGCGGGAAATACTACGATCCCAGAAGTAGAAGCGCCAGCCGCAACCTCATAACTCAGTTGAGGGTAATTGCCCATATAAGAAGATTCGCCAGTTGTATCCTGTTCGATTTGCTGGCCATCCTGAATTAATCGGATACTATATGATCCATATGATATAGTATTTTCGCTGTTATTAGATATAGTTAAATATATACGGGTTTCTGAATCGGCATATTCAATTTTATCAATGGTTGCGGTAAGTCCATTTTGTTCAGAAGAAATATTCGGTGAAATTTCTTTTGTAGCTGGAGCAAAGGCTTCCATGTAGGTCGTTTTCTCAATGCTGATAGCTTCGAGCAGGGCCCAAGTGGAATCTGTTCCTATGACAGTTTCGCCATCATACGCACCATTGATTTTGGCATCGACTATTACATATTCATCGGAAGAAAAAGGTTCCGGGGCAATATCTTTCGAAACTTCAACAAGAACACTATCATTATAATTTGTGTCCAGGTATACCTGTAGGCCATATGTGTCTTCATCCTCATCTACAGGGGATACCATTCCGCAAAATTTTACATATTTCCCCTTATAGGCATCAGGGTCTGAAGCAACAGCTTTAATATTGTCCACATATTCAGGTTCTTCTTCACTTGGAGAACTGGAATCTCCCCCTCCGCACGCCGAAAGTCCGATTGCCAATAGGCAGATCAACAAAAACGCTACAATTCTTTTTTTCATAGTTTTTCCCTCCTCATTCATACCTTACATTGATCTATATAATCGCTGCAGCGGTTATACCACTTCCCCAATGCCTCTGCTATATTCAAAAGAATGTCAATATCCACTTTTTACTATCTACTTGAATATAGAATAAATCATAGTCAGAGTAACGTTTGTTTTCCTAGAAGCTTTATAACAGTCCTATTTCTATCGCACTACATCTTGTGATTTGAATATACTGCGTTTGTGGACAATATTCAACAAAATATTCTGCAAATGCATAAAAAAAGCCAGAACCGTGAAGCTCTGGCAGAGAAAAGGAAAATAAATCTATTTGAAAAGGATCTCTCCTTGTTTGATTATCAGTATACGAGAAAAAGATGAAGGAAGTGTGTCCTCTGGGTTAAGGGTTTCTAAAATCCATTAAGAAAACCTGAAGAAATCATTACAGTATGCTATAATGGAAGAAATATTTCACAGAAACGTCATATTTGCCTGCTATGATGAGAAAAATGGAGGTAAACAATATGGATAAGATAAAGATACTGGTAGTGGACGATGAAAGCAGGATGCGCAAACTTGTCCGGGACTTCCTGGAGCGGGAAGGATACGCGGTCCGGGAGGCGGAAAATGGACTGGAAGCAATGGAGATCTTCTATGAGGAGAAAGACATTGCGCTTGTGATCCTGGATGTGATGATGCCAAAGATGGACGGCTGGCAGACCTGCCGAGAGATCCGCCAGTCCTCCAATGTTCCGGTGATCATGCTGACCGCGAGGTCGGAAGAAAGGGATGAACTGCAGGGCTTTAATCTGGGAGTGGACGAATATATATCAAAGCCCTTCAGCCCCAAGATCCTGGTGGCCAGAGTGGAAGCGATCCTTAGGCGCTCCCATGCCCTTGGAACGGAAGAGGTAGTAAGCGCGGGAGGGATTTCCATTGATAAATCTGCTCACCAGGTCCGGATTGACGGGCAGGAGGTGGAGTTGAGCTTTAAGGAATTTGAGCTTCTTACTTATTTCATAGAGAATCAAGGGATTGCCCTTTCCAGGGAGAAGATCCTGAATAATGTGTGGAATTACGACTATTTTGGAGATGCCAGAACCATCGATACTCATGTGAAGAAGCTGAGAAATAAGCTGGGAGACAGAGGAAGCTATATCAAGACCATCTGGGGGATGGGCTATAAGTTCGAGGTGGACGCAGAATGAAACATTCGATCAAGTGGCAGGTAACAGCGGTTTTCGCGGGATTGCTGATCGTGCTGATCCTTGCCCTTATGATGATCAATCTCCGCTTTTTAGAGCCATATTATATCAACAATAAAAAAGTGGCTTTTATTGAGATGTATCAGGAACTGAATACCGCGGTAGAAGACGGGAGTATCGAGAATGAAGATGTGTCTACGGAACTGGCCCACCTTGCGGAGGAGAATAACATTTCCTTTCTGGTCAGCGATCAGACTTTAGAAAAAGTGTTTACCAATGTACAAAATCCGGAGCTCCTTCGGAATCAGCTGGTGGGATATCTTTTGAATCAGGCCCAGAAGCAGGGGAAGGTTCTGGAGAAAACCAATGACTATGAGATCAGCCAGTCTTTTGATCCCTGGAACCAGAAGGAATATATTGATATGTGGGGGCATATAGGGAACGACAATCAGTTTTTGCTGAGGAGCCCTGTAGAAGGGATTCGGGAGAGCGCGGAGATTTCCAACCGCTTTTTGGTTTATATCGGAAGCGTTCTGGGAATCCTTGCTCTTGTGCTGGTCTGGTATTTCTCCAAGCGGATGACTAAGCCGCTTCTGGAACTGACAGCTTTGTCAGACCGGATGGCGAATCTGGATTTTGAGGCCAAATACAACAGCGGCGGGAAAAATGAGATTGGAGAGCTGGGGGCTAATTTCAACCGGATGTCAGAAAAACTGGAGAGTACGATCTCTGAACTGAAGAAGGCCAATAACAGTCTGAAGCATGATATTGAACAGAAAGAGAAGATCGAACAGATGCGGACGGAATTTCTGGGGAATGTGTCTCATGAACTGAAGACGCCGATCGCTTTAATCCAGGGATATGCGGAAGGGCTGAAGGAAGGAGTCAGTGACGATCCGGACAGCAGGCAGTTCTATTGCGACGTGATCATGGACGAGGCGGCAAAAATGAATCAGATGGTGAAAAACCTTCTGACCTTGAACCAATTGGAATTTGGAGATGAGGATATCGTTTTTGAACGGTTTGATATTACAGAATTGATCCGGGGAATTCTCCAGAGCATGGAGATCCTTGCTCAGCAGGCGGAAGCCCAGGTGATCTTTGGCCTGCGGGAACCGGTCTATGTATGGGCGGATGAATTCAAGGTAGAACAGGTGCTCCGCAACTATATCAGCAACGCTTTCCATCATGTAGACGGTGAAAAGGTGGTGGAAGTGAAAGTAATGAAAGGACCGGATAAAGCCAGGGTCAGCGTGTTCAATACCGGGCAGCCCATCCCTGAGGAAGATCTGGCCCATATCTGGGATAAATTCTATAAAGTGGACAAGGCCCATACCAGGGAGTACGGCGGAAATGGGATCGGTCTTTCGATCGTGAAAGCGATCATGGAATCTTTCCATCAGGAATATGGAGTTAATAATTATGACAATGGTGTTGAATTCTGGTTTGAACTGGATGTAAAATAGAAAACAGAGTTTTCATTTTATAAGGAGATTAGAAGAATGATCGCAATCATAGACTATGACGCGGGAAATATCAGAAGCGTGGAGAAAGCCCTGCGGTTTCTGGGACAGGAGGTTTCAATTACACGGGATAAAGAAGAAATCCTGGCGGCGGATAAGGTGGTCCTTCCAGGAGTAGGAGCCTTCGGGGACGCCATGGAGAAGATCCGGCAGTATGACCTGGAGGGAGTGATCTATCAGGTGGCGGAACGCAATATCCCCTTCCTTGGGATCTGCCTTGGCCTGCAGCTCCTGTTTGAGAGAAGCGAAGAATCTCCGGGTGCTGTCGGCCTGGGCCTCTTAAAGGGAGAAATCCTGCGGATCCCGGAAGGAGAAGGCCGCAAGATCCCGCATATAGGATGGAATTCCTTGAATCTTCAGAATGAGGGACGACTGTTTCGGGGAATCCCGGAAGGGGCCTATGTGTATTTTGTCCATTCCTACTATCTGAAAGCGGCGGATGAACAGATGGTGAAGGCGTCTGCAGAATATGGCCCGGTGATCCATGCCTCTGTAGAGAAAGATAATATCTTCGCCTGTCAGTTTCATCCGGAGAAAAGCGGCAGCACAGGATTAAAGATTCTTAAGAATTTTGTGGAAATATAGACTGGGAGGGAAGGTATGCATACGAAGAGAATCATTCCCTGCCTGGACGTGAAAGACGGCCGGGTAGTCAAAGGAGTTAATTTTGTAGATTTGAAAGACGCCGGAGATCCGGTGGAGATCGGGGCGGCCTATGATCAGGCGGGAGCGGACGAACTGGTGTTTCTGGATATTACGGCTTCTTCCGACGCTAGAAAAACCGTGGCGGACATGGTGCGCAAAGTGGCGGAGACCGTATTTATCCCGTTTACCGTGGGAGGCGGGATACGGACAGTGGAAGATTTCAGGGCGCTTCTCAGGGAAGGGGCGGACAAGATTTCGATTAATTCTTCCGCTATCAATACGCCAAGACTGATCTCGGATGCGGCGGAGAAGTTTGGCAGTCAGTGCGTTGTTGTGGCGATCGATGCAAAAAGGAGGCCGGATGGCAGCGGCTGGAATATTTATAAAAATGGAGGCCGCATTGATGTGGGGATCGACGCGCTGGAGTGGGCGGCTGAAGCGGAGAAGCTGGGCGCGGGAGAGATTCTGCTCACCAGCATGGATTGTGATGGGACGAAGGCAGGATACGATTTGGAACTGACCCGCGCTATTGCGGAGACCGTATCGGTTCCGGTGATCGCGTCCGGCGGGGCGGGAAGCTTGGAGCATTTCTATGATGCCCTGAC is part of the Lachnospiraceae bacterium KGMB03038 genome and encodes:
- a CDS encoding FtsW/RodA/SpoVE family cell cycle protein, translated to MDRKEYLDTLAEQIRSKPAAAAVRREIEDHIEEQKEAFLAQGMSGSEAEEAAVQEMGDPVETGVAMDLIHRPQMPWGSIALIAFLSVAGMAFRFLLAAKLPDVIFMTGDVTTQGIYLCLGLALMIGICLADYSRIGRRARTWTLVLALALLAGNTFTGVVVNGMSGYLYFMGYVVSISLIWPLFAPLYGGIVYHYQKKGYLGLGMCLLWTLPGVIAAASCSGPGAALLLLIIDLVILGIAVWKKWFPAARKKVLFGLGCAVILLPALSAGITLLFGNEYQKVRLAALFGRVDQGGNWARQTLQDILGSSKLIGASQQMLDQEEAFSAADFVLTYITGYYGILAALVLIGLILYLVFRLFRVSLQQKNRLGMLMGAGSAVVMTAQVLIYVLCNMGIILPGTIYCPFLTGGGTVMLVTYVIFGILLSVYRYQDIPLEEGERARRLSLDK
- a CDS encoding HAMP domain-containing protein, which gives rise to MKHSIKWQVTAVFAGLLIVLILALMMINLRFLEPYYINNKKVAFIEMYQELNTAVEDGSIENEDVSTELAHLAEENNISFLVSDQTLEKVFTNVQNPELLRNQLVGYLLNQAQKQGKVLEKTNDYEISQSFDPWNQKEYIDMWGHIGNDNQFLLRSPVEGIRESAEISNRFLVYIGSVLGILALVLVWYFSKRMTKPLLELTALSDRMANLDFEAKYNSGGKNEIGELGANFNRMSEKLESTISELKKANNSLKHDIEQKEKIEQMRTEFLGNVSHELKTPIALIQGYAEGLKEGVSDDPDSRQFYCDVIMDEAAKMNQMVKNLLTLNQLEFGDEDIVFERFDITELIRGILQSMEILAQQAEAQVIFGLREPVYVWADEFKVEQVLRNYISNAFHHVDGEKVVEVKVMKGPDKARVSVFNTGQPIPEEDLAHIWDKFYKVDKAHTREYGGNGIGLSIVKAIMESFHQEYGVNNYDNGVEFWFELDVK
- a CDS encoding helix-turn-helix domain-containing protein codes for the protein MDQIRIGKFIAESRKSRNLTQRQLADALSISDKTISKWECGKGLPEVSLMLPLCAALDITVNDLLSGEKVSSTDYQKKAEGNMMNLMKENEENKKRMALSIITGAITVIAVYALIIIAAFIDLPTIVRIILIMFSVAVGIAGIAATAMLDIKAGYFECPYCKELFVPSMDEYIKSYHTFTKRRLTCPKCGKTGMCKHLVIR
- a CDS encoding PadR family transcriptional regulator; translated protein: MAVDKSLISGSTSMLILKLLEEKDMYGYEMIETLRDKSRNVFELKAGTLYPLLHGMESKGYVESYEQDVLGKTRKYYRLTKEGKRYLKTKKEEWEEYSKAVAGVLGGVCYG
- a CDS encoding DUF4352 domain-containing protein — protein: MNEEGKTMKKRIVAFLLICLLAIGLSACGGGDSSSPSEEEPEYVDNIKAVASDPDAYKGKYVKFCGMVSPVDEDEDTYGLQVYLDTNYNDSVLVEVSKDIAPEPFSSDEYVIVDAKINGAYDGETVIGTDSTWALLEAISIEKTTYMEAFAPATKEISPNISSEQNGLTATIDKIEYADSETRIYLTISNNSENTISYGSYSIRLIQDGQQIEQDTTGESSYMGNYPQLSYEVAAGASTSGIVVFPAIDQTKDLQVIIPDVYSDNYEIEFTDFTIDVSAE
- a CDS encoding response regulator transcription factor — protein: MDKIKILVVDDESRMRKLVRDFLEREGYAVREAENGLEAMEIFYEEKDIALVILDVMMPKMDGWQTCREIRQSSNVPVIMLTARSEERDELQGFNLGVDEYISKPFSPKILVARVEAILRRSHALGTEEVVSAGGISIDKSAHQVRIDGQEVELSFKEFELLTYFIENQGIALSREKILNNVWNYDYFGDARTIDTHVKKLRNKLGDRGSYIKTIWGMGYKFEVDAE
- the hisH gene encoding imidazole glycerol phosphate synthase subunit HisH, with product MIAIIDYDAGNIRSVEKALRFLGQEVSITRDKEEILAADKVVLPGVGAFGDAMEKIRQYDLEGVIYQVAERNIPFLGICLGLQLLFERSEESPGAVGLGLLKGEILRIPEGEGRKIPHIGWNSLNLQNEGRLFRGIPEGAYVYFVHSYYLKAADEQMVKASAEYGPVIHASVEKDNIFACQFHPEKSGSTGLKILKNFVEI
- a CDS encoding argininosuccinate synthase; translation: MKEKVVLAYSGGLDTTAVIPWLKENFGYEVICCCVNCGQGEELEGLDERAKLSGASKLYIEDIVDDFCDNYIVPCVQAHAIYENKYLLGTAMARPAIAKKLVEIARKEGASAICHGATGKGNDQIRFELGIRALAPDLKIIAPWRMTDIWTMQSREDEIEYCHKHGIDLPFDASHSYSRDRNLWHISHEGLELEDPANEPNYDDLLVLGVTPENAPDDPEYVTMTFEKGVPKSINGEEMKVSDIIRKLNELGGKHGIGICDIVENRVVGMKSRGVYETPGGTILYEAHQQLEELVLDRATYEVKEEMGNKLSQVVYEGKWFTPLREAIQAFIESTQEYVTGEVKFKLYKGNIIKAGTTSPYSLYSESLASFTTGDLYDHHDADGFINLFGLPLKVRAMKMLEVEKNQK
- the hisF gene encoding imidazole glycerol phosphate synthase subunit HisF, with amino-acid sequence MHTKRIIPCLDVKDGRVVKGVNFVDLKDAGDPVEIGAAYDQAGADELVFLDITASSDARKTVADMVRKVAETVFIPFTVGGGIRTVEDFRALLREGADKISINSSAINTPRLISDAAEKFGSQCVVVAIDAKRRPDGSGWNIYKNGGRIDVGIDALEWAAEAEKLGAGEILLTSMDCDGTKAGYDLELTRAIAETVSVPVIASGGAGSLEHFYDALTEGKADAALAASLFHYKELEIREVKEYLREKGVSVRL